CACTAGCATGGACGATGCTGGGACCGCCGGCGTGGCCGGCGCAGCCGTGGAAGAATTGCCGATGCCCAGCACGGCGCGAGAGCCTGAGCCGAGTGGACTGGCTCTTGAGATGCCCAAAGCACCTTTGCCGGGCCAACGCCGTCCGCCGTGCCCTCGCTTCCAGATCAACATCCACGGAGGTTGCTGGCTCGAAGTCACCCAGGCCTCACCTCCTTGCGGAGAGCACTACTACGACTGGAAAGGGGCATGTTACTCCCCAACCTCTGCGCCCCCGAGACCCAGCACCTCAGACAAACCTTAATGCCACAGTCTCAGATCCCTATGCGTGGCAACCACACAACAAAGTCAGCTCCAATAACTGCCCATAAAACATCAAACCCCTGCATCAGCACACCGTCGCATCGACTCATGTGTGCCGCTTGGGAGCGTCCAAACGCTGCAGCGCATTACTTCGCACATCCAGCAGATAGACCGCATCGAATTTCGACGAGAGCTGAAGCCATTGTGTCATCAACGAGTTTGTTGCTTGAAGCCAAGACGCCCCAGTGACAAGAAGCAGCCAGATCTCGTCAAGCTGCCATTTCTCTCTGTAAGCCTGTACATGCCGCTCTTTAGATCGAACTGCGTCACGGGCCGACGCCGTGCCGGGACCCGAGAAAGCTGGATTCATAATCACCTGGGGGCTGCCGTCCGAAACTGTGCGCTGCGAGAGCGTGAGCGTAATGTGGGTTAACTCCGAAAAACCGCACCGCTCAAGGGTCAAACCGCCGATAGTGACCGGCTTACCCACGGTTAATGTAGAGACCTGATCATAGATGAAACGCGCGAGTTTCCTTGCCCTCGTGTTGACCTGCGAAAGCTTACGAAACAGTGAGGCGCCTGGATCTAGGCCGAGTCCCAGCGAGAAACTTTGATCGAAGCCAAGGCTCGCCAACTCCCTACTCAGCGTGTCCTCAAATGTCCCAATATTCCGCTCAGTGGCAGCAAAGCTCTCTTCAGTTAGCTCGCAGTGCTCCACTCCGATGAGGCGGCCACCTACAGACACCACAGCGTCTGGAGCATCCACGAATGCGGCACGATCAGGCGGAAAATCAATACGCCGAAGGAAGTCCATGATGTGAACTCTTTCAGTCTCACGCTGGGCGGATTGGTTCTTATTTTCCATGAGCAGTTCTTAAACGCTTTAATGGACTCCACAACATAACAGCGCCCAATTAGGCCAGCGCGACTAAAATCCAGGCCAGCACGGCGCATCTAGATGTTCTCGAATTTCGCACCCGTGGCGTTCAGGCTTTCCAAAGCCCTCTTAATTTCCTCAGAAACAATGAGAACTCCCTCCCAACCAATCGGACGAAATACTCTGGCATCACCGGTTCTAGCAGGATCAATTTTCATATGACGCACAGACTTGTACTGCCCAACCTTGTGAGGCACCCCGTCTTCGTGAGTCCACAGCCGGATCCGCGAGGCCTTCTCATCAACACATGAAACAAGCCGTGTGGCCACAAGAGTGAGGTACTGATCAAGATAGCCTTCAATCTGTGAGGGAATAAGCTGCACATCATGG
This DNA window, taken from Stigmatella erecta, encodes the following:
- a CDS encoding imm11 family protein, whose product is MASRFFSLCDAVDIPHRWLLDDPVDSQNHQLDDWSFKSGVPVSIKGPLRIPIEQAGQPLDFSETNLGIPVVHVRVASIFQELAPHDVQLIPSQIEGYLDQYLTLVATRLVSCVDEKASRIRLWTHEDGVPHKVGQYKSVRHMKIDPARTGDARVFRPIGWEGVLIVSEEIKRALESLNATGAKFENI